From one Peptoniphilaceae bacterium AMB_02 genomic stretch:
- a CDS encoding ABC transporter ATP-binding protein has product MSCLEVKNITVGYDKEIDVLKNITINLEENESVSIIGANGAGKSTLVKTISGLITPKTGDVLYNDVSTVGMKPHEIVRMGIVHVPEDGGTFKSLSIEENLNIACLDPSSLEKNKELVYKFFPPLVQKRKDRADSLSGGQRKMLSVGKAIMANPKLLLLDDISMGLAPKVVYDLYDMLKELTSELKIPTLVIEQIVEIALTFSSRAYCMSQGEIVMSGLSKDLINDEEVKRSYLGI; this is encoded by the coding sequence ATGAGTTGCTTAGAAGTTAAGAATATTACTGTCGGATACGATAAAGAAATAGATGTTTTAAAGAATATAACTATTAATTTAGAAGAAAATGAGTCTGTTTCGATAATAGGGGCTAATGGTGCAGGTAAAAGTACTTTGGTAAAAACAATTTCAGGTTTAATTACACCTAAAACTGGTGACGTATTATACAATGATGTGAGTACAGTTGGGATGAAACCACATGAAATCGTTAGAATGGGAATAGTCCATGTTCCAGAGGATGGTGGTACTTTTAAAAGTCTATCAATAGAGGAGAACTTAAATATTGCCTGTTTAGATCCTAGCTCACTAGAAAAGAATAAAGAGTTGGTGTATAAATTCTTTCCACCATTAGTTCAAAAAAGGAAAGATAGAGCGGATAGTTTAAGTGGTGGACAAAGAAAAATGTTATCTGTAGGCAAAGCAATTATGGCTAATCCAAAGTTATTATTATTAGATGATATATCTATGGGTTTGGCTCCCAAAGTTGTTTACGATTTATATGACATGCTTAAAGAATTAACCTCAGAGTTAAAGATACCAACACTTGTAATTGAACAAATTGTTGAAATTGCACTTACTTTTTCAAGTAGAGCATACTGTATGTCTCAAGGTGAAATTGTTATGAGTGGGCTGTCTAAAGATTTAATAAATGATGAAGAAGTAAAAAGAAGTTACTTAGGAATTTAG
- a CDS encoding ABC transporter ATP-binding protein, which translates to MGILDIENLKISFGGNTIFSDINISIKENEVYGLIGTNGAGKTTIFNIVSGILKADSGRIIFNNKDITGLKPYQVAKEGIGRCFQTVLPFKSMTPYENIKVARAHARKVPKEEEMSIEEILKMTNLESKRDVLTSQLTLPDKKNVEIARALATNPKLILFDEMASGLSGEEIVDRMNLIRELSKRGITIVVVEHIMLFIKQICDRVGVLHAGSLIAEGTPEEVGQDEKVIDAYLGKGSL; encoded by the coding sequence ATGGGAATATTAGACATTGAGAATTTAAAAATAAGTTTTGGTGGGAATACGATATTCTCAGATATAAATATCAGTATCAAAGAGAATGAAGTATATGGTTTGATTGGAACAAATGGAGCAGGAAAAACAACCATATTTAATATTGTTTCTGGAATTCTTAAAGCAGATAGTGGAAGAATAATTTTTAATAATAAAGATATAACGGGATTGAAACCTTATCAAGTTGCTAAAGAAGGAATAGGAAGATGTTTTCAAACTGTTCTTCCTTTCAAAAGTATGACTCCTTATGAAAATATTAAAGTAGCAAGAGCTCATGCTAGAAAAGTACCAAAGGAAGAAGAGATGAGCATTGAGGAAATTCTAAAGATGACAAATCTCGAAAGTAAAAGAGATGTATTAACTAGTCAATTAACATTACCAGATAAGAAGAATGTTGAAATAGCAAGAGCATTAGCCACCAATCCAAAACTAATTCTTTTTGATGAGATGGCAAGTGGATTATCTGGAGAAGAAATAGTAGACCGAATGAACTTAATCAGGGAACTTTCTAAAAGAGGAATAACAATTGTGGTAGTAGAACACATTATGTTGTTTATAAAGCAAATATGTGATCGTGTTGGAGTTTTACACGCAGGCTCATTGATTGCTGAAGGAACCCCTGAAGAAGTCGGGCAAGATGAAAAAGTTATTGATGCTTATTTAGGGAAGGGGTCGCTATGA
- a CDS encoding branched-chain amino acid ABC transporter permease produces the protein MDNIKKLKKDLLIGVIILGIFIATMFLTKAGFIMNFITFICLFLIAGQGWNLLGGYIGEISFGHAIFFGLGSYTVGLPIGYKLGIPIWVTVLLAPAVAALFAYIISYPLLRIKGFPFLIGTYGLGIVLEKVFISTPALFATRGIFVPPVNKYILYPMIVIITVGIVVFTEWLVNQDTGLSFKAVRDADIAASMVGINIFKVKRKALVIGAAYGGMAGALYALYSSFVHPITSFSVDTSLAILLGAYIGGAGTVLGPVIGGALVIIIQELSRAYVPISGGHHLVIGIVLVLVMLLAREGIYPTILKAIKSKREKAVSER, from the coding sequence ATGGATAATATAAAAAAATTAAAAAAAGATTTGCTAATTGGAGTTATCATATTAGGGATCTTTATAGCTACTATGTTCTTAACTAAAGCAGGGTTTATCATGAACTTTATAACGTTCATTTGCTTATTCTTGATTGCTGGTCAAGGATGGAACTTGTTAGGTGGTTACATAGGTGAGATTTCTTTTGGACATGCTATATTTTTTGGATTAGGATCTTATACTGTAGGGTTACCTATAGGATATAAACTAGGTATCCCAATTTGGGTTACGGTTCTTTTAGCGCCAGCAGTTGCTGCATTATTTGCGTATATAATATCGTACCCACTTTTACGGATAAAAGGTTTTCCGTTTTTAATCGGAACTTATGGATTAGGAATAGTGTTAGAAAAAGTATTTATTTCTACACCTGCATTATTTGCTACTAGAGGAATCTTTGTTCCTCCCGTTAACAAATATATTTTGTATCCCATGATTGTTATTATTACAGTAGGGATTGTGGTTTTCACTGAATGGTTGGTTAATCAAGATACAGGCCTTAGCTTTAAAGCAGTAAGGGATGCGGACATTGCTGCATCAATGGTCGGTATTAATATATTCAAAGTAAAGCGTAAAGCACTTGTTATCGGAGCTGCATATGGTGGTATGGCTGGGGCATTATATGCACTTTATAGTAGCTTTGTTCATCCTATAACAAGTTTTAGTGTTGACACAAGTTTAGCAATTCTCTTGGGAGCGTATATTGGAGGAGCTGGAACTGTTTTGGGACCAGTTATTGGTGGTGCTTTAGTAATAATTATTCAAGAACTTTCTAGGGCATATGTACCTATTTCCGGTGGACACCATTTGGTAATAGGCATCGTATTAGTTTTGGTAATGTTGCTTGCTAGAGAAGGAATCTATCCTACAATTTTAAAGGCGATTAAATCAAAACGTGAAAAAGCAGTATCAGAGAGGTGA